CCGGCGAAGCCAGCTGCGGACTGCAGGGACGGCGGCCCGGGCTCCTCCTCGTCAGAGAGGCGGTCGTGCTGCTGCGTGGTGTCGGTTCGCTCGCTCGGGGCGGACCGCTTTGTTAAGATGTACAGCGGGAACCAGTGGATCGATGCCCGAGGAGACTGGCTGCCGTGGCGATGCGTGGTCAGGAGAGTCAGGGTGTCGGATCAGAGAGGTGAGAGCTTTATCACATCTGTAGAATTCCCCTGTCGAGAACATTTCCCAGTAGTGATCAGAGAAGTGGGTGTCAGACTCAGAAAGCTTGATTATATCTGTAGAATTCCCCTTAAGAGAACATTTCCCAGTAGTGATCAGAAGAGGTGAGTGTCAGACTCAGAAAGCTTTATCACATCTGTAGAATTACCCTGGCGAGAATTCCCAGTTGTGATCAGAAGAAATGAGCGTGTGTTTCTGGACATGTAACATCACCTGGTGCATTTGGCAGAATGTTTGATTTCTACAAGAAATTGCCTAAAATAACATCATATTCATTTACCATATTAAATTTATATAAAGAAACCATAATCTGATTCGTAATGTTATTTATGGTGAGAGagtaaattaatacaaatatatatggtTATTAGTCaatgataatattaaaatatgtcaaTAAACTTGTGttctttatatacacacattttgaTCTGTATTTTAGCTGAATCTATTGCAGTATATTCCTGAAATACCTGTATCATCACAGTAtaaaggtccccacacactgctccccgggcgcctgtcgtggctgcccactgctcacacagggtgatgggttaaatgcaaaggacaaatttcactgtgtgcaccatatgcacatgcgacaatcacttcactttaataccATGGAACACTGATTCCTACTTCATTTGCCTATTGCTACATGCATGGTGTGAAGTTGCTTCCAACTTGCCAGGGGGActgttacaggttcaaaccccacttactaccatcatcaagacacttaaccctgagtgtctccagggggactgtccctggagattaaaaatgggtggtagtagcctagtggttaacacactcgcctatgaaccagaagacccaggttcaaatcccactcactaccatcgtgtccctgagcaagacacttaaccctaagttgctccagggggggactgtccctgtcactactgattgtaagtcactctggataagggcgtctggtaaatgctgtaaatgtaaaaaaacctGTTAAAGAGCGATAACAATTTTGCCTTTTATTTCCCAAGATGAACAGGCATTCCCATACAAGACGAAGGCTGAGCAGCGGCGCCGCATGTCTCTGTCTGAGTGTTTCACTGAGTCCGACCTGAAGGCCCTGCCTGAGCTCAACCCGCCTTCTCTAATGCCTGCGGGAAACGTGGGGACCCCCGTCAGCGTTTTCCTGCAGCTCATTCAGTCGTGCCGCCTGCCCCCCCGACTCATCCGCAAACTGGGCCTCACCTTTCCCAAGACTGGCTCCAGCCGTCGCTACGGCAACGTGCCCTACCAGTATTGCAATACCAGCGTCATCGCCCCCACGGAGGAGAGCGTCTTCACGGCCCGGGGGCATGAGATCTGGGGACCGGATGCTGTGCCATGCCCACAGGCTGGACAGGGCCCTAGCAAAGctccagaggaagaggaaacGCACGAGCTGCCCGATCCTGAAGAGATGTCAGACACTGATGATGTAAGATGTCACAAattgagcacaaaaaaaatgaaccaaaagCATATATTGTGATAAACCTGTGTCCGTTTAACATAATTCTCAAGCAAAATATGACTTTTATAATCTTCAGTCTCATCAGGAGCAGAAGCCACTGGTTCTGAGCCGGAATTCACTCCTGACTCCCACCTTAATGGCACTTCTGTGTTGGTGTGGTCAGCTCTGACTGATAATCTGTTCACAAGCCTACAGGCTGGATCTAGATTGTAACATGTTTTCTCTTccctcatgtgtgtgtgtgcacaggatGATGACCGCTGCGAGGAGTGGGAGAGGCACGAGGCTTTGCATGAAGACGTGACCAGTCAGGAGCGCACCAAAGAGAGGCTGTATGAGGAGGAGATTGAGCTCAAGTGGGAGAAGGGTGGCTCTGGCCTTGTTTTTTATACAGATGCACAGTACTGGCAGGAGGAAGAAGGAGGTACTACCAgctgttgactttttttttctctgagatTTATCTTATAATAATTTTTCTGTGACGCGAACGAAGGACGAGCAGCCCTTTCTTGTTTGATTGGATTGTTCTGACTATCCTGAGGACAGACTTGAAGTTGCATTAGCAGACTTCTCAGTCCATTAAACCACAGCAATAAATGTCCTAAAAGTGTACACCAGCTAGCACAGGAGTAAGCACAGAATTCAGGCCGAGTCTGTTACAGGTCAGAGGGACGTCCTGGGCTGTTTTGCCCAGATGTGTGTCCAGGGTTCCACGCTGCCCGGGTGTGATGCATGCTATCTTTTGAAACTGTGTAGTGTGTCAATAACAAActgtgctgtttatttttctttatttagatTTCGATGAGCAAACTGCAGATGACTGGGACGTGGACATGGGGGTTTATTATGACAAAGGTAATTTTTAGTTTTGAAACTAACTTGATAAAATTGGGATTATTTCTACAttctataatttattattattgtttagtGTGTAAAAAACTCTTTATTTATCTGATTGTCATTTTTCGTGTCTGGACACAGATGGTGGTGACATGGATGCCCGGGATTATGTGGATATGCGCCGTGAAAGGAGGCTAAGGGAGGGACTTCAGGAACCCTCTTATAATCTGAATAAAATTGGCAGCTTTGAGAAGTTTACCAAGGTCAGTAAAGACTGAAGAGCTTAATGACGTATACATTTAAatcattgtgttgtgttgtttcaATTTTTCTTGTGCATTTCTACTTGTTCCTGACAGGGAGTCGGCAGGCGTGTAATGGAGAAGCAGGGCTGGAAGGAAGGTGAGGGTCTGGGCCACAGTCAAACAGGGATGGCAGAAGCTCTGGAAAATGAAGGACAGCATCCAAACTGCAAGCGTGGGTTTGGGTAAGTATAAATTAACATAAACATCCTCACATCCCGATCATGACCTGTaccaactgctgccatcaggcaagagatacAGGGACATTAAATCTAGGACAAACACAGCTTCTACTCTGTTGCCATAAGGGCACTTAATGTCATTTAatccacctccaactcaatttcTTTTCCATATGCAATAAGGTTTTTTCATGTGCAGTAAGGTTTCTACCTGACACTTTattgaaatgttatattttgtattatattagtatatgtctACTTTAAAgatgtacttgttacaatgacaataaagacatTCTGATTCTACTTCATGTGAATAGGCATgaattcacattttaataaatgtaattcttttttttcttttttttttttttgcagttacCACGGAGAGAAGCTAAGATCTTTTCTTCCTGCCAAAAAGCCCAAAAAGGATTTTCTCATATCCACTGTGTACGATAAGCCCAAAGACATTGATCTGGGTGACACCCTGCTAAGGCGGCAGCCCAGCACTTCCATGAAGTACAGACACTGGCAGCCAGGGGGCAGCAGATGACGTCCTGGCTCTTTTAGTCGAGTGAAATGGACTTCATCATtgcatatatttcattttttatctttCCTAAGCGACATAAAGTAAAACTGTTCACCCCTTTTCCCACTGACTTCAGTTGTGCGTTATTTTGACGAATAATAAAAGCAATGTGTGTAGTTGATTTGCATAGTTTTAAATGCCGAAATATTTTGTAAAGACTGGTTTGTTTCACATGCCCAGTTATGAAAAACTCTGATGTTATTTATGGAACAAACATGTACAATGGTGgccttcatttcattttttttaattaaatttttagaGAACAATATACAGatattaataacaaaaacaaacattaacaacaaataactaaataaaaagtaagAAGTCGGGGGCACATAGCGGCAGCAtataaactaattaaaaaaaagactcaaaagGAAGAAATATCAGTTAAACAGAGAGATTCAAAATGTGTATGGTTTTGTAGCCTTCCGGTTGGAAGAACCAGTAATAGTACCAAGGTAATATTTTAAATCTGCCAAAAAGGTTTTTTCTCactatacatacatatatgaataaaaaaactataaatagGTTCAGCACAAAAGACGAGTCaatatttgtataaatatatatttatattctaaacaaaatgtaaaagctAATTTGcttatgttttttattaatggaCACAGGTCGGACTAGAACTTTTtaacataaacacattttcaaaacaaATGGCACAAATCTTCAGGGGGTCATCCACAAAATATGCATGCAACTTCTATATCCAGTTTAAAATTAGTTAGATATACTTTTGTAGCGTAATTCCTAaatactattttattttaaatttccaTGACTTTGTTTCTCAAAATAAATTAGTTGGGAATACTCCAAATCCATTCCCACTTCAGCCCTTTAATATGGTTATTCCATGATGTTACAACACAAGAAATAGAGGGAACAGAGGCAGGTTCATGGCAGCCTTTTATATGGTAATTCCATGATGTTACAGCACAGGGAACAGAGGGAACAAGGCAGGTTCATGGCAACCTTTAATATGGTTATTCCATGATGTTACAGCACAGGGAACAGAGGGAACAAGGCAGGTTCATGGCAACCTTTAATATGGTTATTCCATGATGTTACAGCACAGGGAACAGAGGGAACAGAGGCAGGTTCATGGCAGCCTTTTATATGGTAATTCCATGATGTTACAGCACAGGGAACAGAGGGAACAGAGGCAGGTTCATGGCAGCCTTTAATATGGTTATTCCATGATGTTACAGCACAGGGACCAGAGGCAGGTTCACAGCGGCCTTTTATATGGTAATTCCATTATGTTACAACACTGGGAACAGAGGCAGGTTCATGGCAGCCTTTAATATGGTTATTCCATGATGTTACAGCACAGGGACCACAGACAGGTTCACAGTGACTTTTAATATGGTTATTCCATGATGTTACAGCACAGGGAACAGAGGCAGGTTCACTGCGACTTTTAATATGGTTATTCCATGATGTTACAGCATAGGGAACAGGCAGGTTCATGGCAACCTTCAATAAGGTTATTCCATGATGTTACAGCAGAGGGAACAGGCAGGTTCATGGCAGCCTTCAATAAGGTTATTCCATGATGTTACAGCACTGGGAACAGAGGCAGGTTCATGGCAGCCTTTAATATGGTTATTCCATGATGTTACAGCACAGGGAACACAGACAGGTTCACAGTGACTTTTAATATGGTTATTCCATGATGTTACAGCACAGGGAACAGAGGCAGGTTCACTGCGACTTTTAATATGGTTATTCCATGATGTTACAGCAGAGGGAACAGGCAGGTTCATGGCAGCCTTTAATAAGGTTATTCCATGATGTTACAGCACAGGGAACAGAGGGAACAGAGGCAGGTTCATGGCGACCTTTAATGGTGAAACGTCGATTCGATCCGGAAGTAAACCTTTTCGCTTCCGGCGCAGTAAAAGTGACGCAGCGGAAGTAAGATGGCGCTGGTTCTGAGGCGGTTTGTGTTTCATCGTGTATTAGCGGCGCTTTATTAAACTGTTGTAcgctttattaatttttatatcTCCAAATCAGGACAGGCACTTAAACCGAGAATTTTCCGTCCCGGTGGGGTACAGTTGCAGTCTGTCGTGTGGCGGCATCGTTCCAGGCAGCTGAGCTGCAGTCGGTGGCCTGCAGAATTACATTATAGAGCGTatgtatattataaatatacaagTTTTACATTTAACAGTCGCCATATTGTCTATGCTGTTGTTTTTTGGCTGCTTTTATCttgttctgtccactttctgcgtGACAATGTCAGTTTCCCACTTGTGGCATGAATAAAGGACCATCACATCTTATAATCCTCACTTCTGAAACTTTTTCCACCCAGTCCATCCCTTCATGGTTGTTTTCTCCTGATGACCTACCATGTCCACGTCTACACCATCTTTACATTTCGGCCAAGTGGTGATCGGGCCCCCCGGTTCAGGGAAAACCACATACTGTCGTGGCATGCAGGAATTCCTGAGCAACCTCGGCCGCAAACTGGTCGTGGT
This genomic stretch from Denticeps clupeoides chromosome 5, fDenClu1.1, whole genome shotgun sequence harbors:
- the gpatch3 gene encoding G patch domain-containing protein 3, with product MADCEGVVFFAVSNIPPHFRSVDLRHYFSQFIESGGFSCFHYRHRPEIVKEAPAKPAADCRDGGPGSSSSERRSCCCVVSVRSLGADRFVKMYSGNQWIDARGDWLPWRCVVRRVRVSDQRDEQAFPYKTKAEQRRRMSLSECFTESDLKALPELNPPSLMPAGNVGTPVSVFLQLIQSCRLPPRLIRKLGLTFPKTGSSRRYGNVPYQYCNTSVIAPTEESVFTARGHEIWGPDAVPCPQAGQGPSKAPEEEETHELPDPEEMSDTDDDDDRCEEWERHEALHEDVTSQERTKERLYEEEIELKWEKGGSGLVFYTDAQYWQEEEGDFDEQTADDWDVDMGVYYDKDGGDMDARDYVDMRRERRLREGLQEPSYNLNKIGSFEKFTKGVGRRVMEKQGWKEGEGLGHSQTGMAEALENEGQHPNCKRGFGYHGEKLRSFLPAKKPKKDFLISTVYDKPKDIDLGDTLLRRQPSTSMKYRHWQPGGSR